In one window of Vulpes vulpes isolate BD-2025 chromosome 1, VulVul3, whole genome shotgun sequence DNA:
- the CEP97 gene encoding centrosomal protein of 97 kDa isoform X2, translating to MAVARGDAALPPGEGSVVNWSGQGLQKLSPNLPCEADIHTLILDKNQIIKLENLEKCRRLIQLSVANNRLVRMMGVAKLTQLRVLNLPHNSIGYVEGLKDLVHLEWLNLAGNNLKAMEQISSCAALQHLDLSDNNIPQIGDLSKLVSLKTLLLHGNIITSLRMAPAYLPRSLAILSLAENEIRDLNEISFLASLTELEQLSIMNNPCVMATPSIPGFDYRPYIVSWCLNLRVLDGYVISQKESLKAEWLYSQGKGRAYRPGQHIQLVQYLATVCPLTSTLGLQTAEDAKLEKILSKQRFHQRQLMNQSQSEELAPLAPVETRAPLVPEHSSPVQDGQIVQESESTFMPVASGLSPVSPTVELRLQGINLGLEDDGVGDESVKGLEHQDFNKEEEKAFWTTNENSVQMKESVISTEVNEKGGLLPCLEPTVTSAVLKDDTHSLTSFPESVGHSVFHTQPDHEETMSQSASERLACGVLTQRSVALGQDKVALQKLNEAATKLQACWRGFYARNYNPQAKDVRHEIRLRRMQEHIVCLTDEIRRLRKERDEERIKKFVQEEAVRFLWNQVRSLQAWQQMVDQRLSSWHTDVPPISSTLVPPKLPLFTQSQEPSAEQNSDWFIAPDEAPQEKSLPEFPDSGFHSSLTEQVHCLQDSLDFEKSSTEGSESSIMGNSIDTVRYGKESGVGDVSDEHGEWSKESFNTEQDNSLLEQYLTSVQQLEDADERTSSDEGAGDSKLHIAPSPEKLDALSDGASVGDPHGISPTLQDEISQAPENCKLNADVQGQQSDCDSTFQVLHVGITV from the exons GATCAGTGGTCAACTGGTCAGGACAGGGGCTACAGAAATTAAGTCCAAACTTACCCTGTGAAGCTGATATTCATACTTTGATTCTGgataaaaatcagattattaaGTTGGAAAATCTTGAGAAATGCCGACGATTAATACAG TTGTCAGTGGCTAATAATCGGCTAGTGAGAATGATGGGTGTGGCCAAACTGACCCAACTCCGGGTTTTAAATTTGCCTCATAATAGCATTGGCTATGTGGAAGGGCTGAAGGATCTAGTACATTTGGAATGGCTGAATTTGGCAGGAAATAATCTCAAG GCCATGGAACAGATCAGTAGCTGCGCAGCTCTACAGCACCTTGATTTATCAGACAATAACATACCCCAGATAGGTGATCTATCTAAATTGGTGTCACTGAAG ACCCTGCTTTTACATGGAAACATCATCACCTCTCTTAGAATGGCACCTGCTTATCTACCCAGGAGTCTTGCTATACTATCCTTGGCAGAAAATGAAATCCGGGACTTAAATGAG ATCTCTTTTTTGGCATCCTTAACTGAATTGGAACAGTTGTCGATAATGAACAATCCTTGTGTGATGGCAACACCATCCATTCCAGGGTTTGACTATCGGCCATACATCGTCAGCTGGTGCTTAAACCTCAGAGTCCTAGATGGATATGTGATTTCTCAGAAGGAAAG CTTGAAAGCTGAATGGCTCTATAGTCAAGGCAAGGGGAGAGCATATCGGCCAGGCCAGCATATCCAGCTTGTCCAGTATCTGGCTACAGTCTGTCCTCTCACTTCCACACTGGGTCTTCAAACTGCAGAGGATGCCAAACTAGAGAAGATTCTGAGCAAACAGAG GTTTCACCAGAGACAGTTGATGAACCAAAGCCAGAGTGAAGAGCTAGCTCCTCTTGCTCCTGTTGAAACAAGAGCACCCCTTGTACCTGAGCATTCAAGCCCTGTTCAAGATGGCCAGATAGTCCAGGAAAGCG AGTCTACTTTTATGCCAGTTGCATCAGGACTCTCTCCAGTATCACCTACAGTTGAGCTGAGGCTACAAGGCATTAACTTGGGCCTAGAAGATGATGGTGTTGGAGATGAATCTGTGAAAGGGCTGGAACACCAGGACTTTaataaggaagaggagaaggctTTTTGGACTACAAATGAGAATTCTGTTCAAATGAAGGAAAGTGTCATCAGCACAGAGGTAAATGAGAAGGGTGGACTATTACCTTGTCTAGAGCCAACAGTAACTAGTGCTGTCTTGAAGGATGACACCCACAGTCTTACATCTTTTCCTGAGTCAGTTGGACACAGTGTCTTCCATACACAGCCAGACCATGAAGAAACCATGTCTCAGTCAGCTTCAGAGAGACTTGCCTGTGGAGTTTTAACCCAGAGATCTGTTGCTTTGGGACAAGATAAAGTTGCCCTTCAAAAGTTGAATGAAGCAGCCACCAAACTTCAGGCCTGTTGGCGGGGCTTTTATGCCAGGAACTACAACCCCCAAGCTAAAGACGTGCGTCATGAAATTCGGCTGCGCAGGATGCAGGAACACATTGTTTGCTTAACTGATGAAATAAGGAG attaagaaaagaaagagatgaagaacGTATTAAAAAATTTGTGCAAGAAGAGGCTGTCAGATTCCTCTGGAACCAG GTAAGGTCTCTGCAAGCTTGGCAGCAGATGGTCGATCAGCGTCTCAGTTCCTGGCATACTGATGTTCCTCCTATATCAAGTACCCTAGTACCACCTAAACTTCCGTTATTCACCCAAAGTCAGGAGCCCTCTGCTGAACAAAATTCTGATTGGTTCATTGCTCCTGATGAGGCCCCTCAAGAGAAATCCTTACCAGAATTTCCAGACTCTGGTTTTCATTCTTCCCTAACAGAGCAAGTTCACTGTTTGCAGGATTCTTTGGATTTTGAAAAAAGTTCCACAGAAGGCAGTGAAAGTTCCATAATGGGGAATTCCATTGACACAGTCAGATATGGTAAAGAGTCAGGTGTAGGGGATGTCAGTGATGAACACGGTGAATGGAGTAAGGAAAGCTTTAACACTGAGCAGGATAATAGTCTACTTGAGCAGTATTTAACTTCAGTTCAACAGCTGGAAGATGCTGATGAGAGGACAAGTTCTGATGAAGGGGCAGGAGACAGTAAGCTTCACATAGCTCCTTCCCCTGAAAAGTTGGATGCCTTGTCTGACGGTGCTTCTGTAGGTGATCCTCATGGCATATCTCCTACTTTGCAagatgaaataagccaggcaccaGAAAATTGTAAATTAAATGCTGACGTTCAAGGGCAACAGTCAGACTGTGATTCCACATTTCAGGTATTGCATGTTGGTATTACCGTGTAG
- the CEP97 gene encoding centrosomal protein of 97 kDa isoform X1 has translation MAVARGDAALPPGEGSVVNWSGQGLQKLSPNLPCEADIHTLILDKNQIIKLENLEKCRRLIQLSVANNRLVRMMGVAKLTQLRVLNLPHNSIGYVEGLKDLVHLEWLNLAGNNLKAMEQISSCAALQHLDLSDNNIPQIGDLSKLVSLKTLLLHGNIITSLRMAPAYLPRSLAILSLAENEIRDLNEISFLASLTELEQLSIMNNPCVMATPSIPGFDYRPYIVSWCLNLRVLDGYVISQKESLKAEWLYSQGKGRAYRPGQHIQLVQYLATVCPLTSTLGLQTAEDAKLEKILSKQRFHQRQLMNQSQSEELAPLAPVETRAPLVPEHSSPVQDGQIVQESEPVIQVNSWVGINSNDDQLCAVKNNFPASAHNTRYSRNDLHLEDIQTDEDKLNCSLLSSESTFMPVASGLSPVSPTVELRLQGINLGLEDDGVGDESVKGLEHQDFNKEEEKAFWTTNENSVQMKESVISTEVNEKGGLLPCLEPTVTSAVLKDDTHSLTSFPESVGHSVFHTQPDHEETMSQSASERLACGVLTQRSVALGQDKVALQKLNEAATKLQACWRGFYARNYNPQAKDVRHEIRLRRMQEHIVCLTDEIRRLRKERDEERIKKFVQEEAVRFLWNQVRSLQAWQQMVDQRLSSWHTDVPPISSTLVPPKLPLFTQSQEPSAEQNSDWFIAPDEAPQEKSLPEFPDSGFHSSLTEQVHCLQDSLDFEKSSTEGSESSIMGNSIDTVRYGKESGVGDVSDEHGEWSKESFNTEQDNSLLEQYLTSVQQLEDADERTSSDEGAGDSKLHIAPSPEKLDALSDGASVGDPHGISPTLQDEISQAPENCKLNADVQGQQSDCDSTFQVLHVGITV, from the exons GATCAGTGGTCAACTGGTCAGGACAGGGGCTACAGAAATTAAGTCCAAACTTACCCTGTGAAGCTGATATTCATACTTTGATTCTGgataaaaatcagattattaaGTTGGAAAATCTTGAGAAATGCCGACGATTAATACAG TTGTCAGTGGCTAATAATCGGCTAGTGAGAATGATGGGTGTGGCCAAACTGACCCAACTCCGGGTTTTAAATTTGCCTCATAATAGCATTGGCTATGTGGAAGGGCTGAAGGATCTAGTACATTTGGAATGGCTGAATTTGGCAGGAAATAATCTCAAG GCCATGGAACAGATCAGTAGCTGCGCAGCTCTACAGCACCTTGATTTATCAGACAATAACATACCCCAGATAGGTGATCTATCTAAATTGGTGTCACTGAAG ACCCTGCTTTTACATGGAAACATCATCACCTCTCTTAGAATGGCACCTGCTTATCTACCCAGGAGTCTTGCTATACTATCCTTGGCAGAAAATGAAATCCGGGACTTAAATGAG ATCTCTTTTTTGGCATCCTTAACTGAATTGGAACAGTTGTCGATAATGAACAATCCTTGTGTGATGGCAACACCATCCATTCCAGGGTTTGACTATCGGCCATACATCGTCAGCTGGTGCTTAAACCTCAGAGTCCTAGATGGATATGTGATTTCTCAGAAGGAAAG CTTGAAAGCTGAATGGCTCTATAGTCAAGGCAAGGGGAGAGCATATCGGCCAGGCCAGCATATCCAGCTTGTCCAGTATCTGGCTACAGTCTGTCCTCTCACTTCCACACTGGGTCTTCAAACTGCAGAGGATGCCAAACTAGAGAAGATTCTGAGCAAACAGAG GTTTCACCAGAGACAGTTGATGAACCAAAGCCAGAGTGAAGAGCTAGCTCCTCTTGCTCCTGTTGAAACAAGAGCACCCCTTGTACCTGAGCATTCAAGCCCTGTTCAAGATGGCCAGATAGTCCAGGAAAGCG AGCCTGTCATCCAAGTCAATTCTTGGGTTGGGATTAACAGTAATGATGATCAATTATGTGCTGTTAAGAATAACTTTCCAGCCTCTGCACACAATACAAGATATTCTCGAAATGACCTGCACTTGGAAGACATACAGACAGATGAGGACAAGTTAAACTGTAGTCTTCTCTCTTCAGAGTCTACTTTTATGCCAGTTGCATCAGGACTCTCTCCAGTATCACCTACAGTTGAGCTGAGGCTACAAGGCATTAACTTGGGCCTAGAAGATGATGGTGTTGGAGATGAATCTGTGAAAGGGCTGGAACACCAGGACTTTaataaggaagaggagaaggctTTTTGGACTACAAATGAGAATTCTGTTCAAATGAAGGAAAGTGTCATCAGCACAGAGGTAAATGAGAAGGGTGGACTATTACCTTGTCTAGAGCCAACAGTAACTAGTGCTGTCTTGAAGGATGACACCCACAGTCTTACATCTTTTCCTGAGTCAGTTGGACACAGTGTCTTCCATACACAGCCAGACCATGAAGAAACCATGTCTCAGTCAGCTTCAGAGAGACTTGCCTGTGGAGTTTTAACCCAGAGATCTGTTGCTTTGGGACAAGATAAAGTTGCCCTTCAAAAGTTGAATGAAGCAGCCACCAAACTTCAGGCCTGTTGGCGGGGCTTTTATGCCAGGAACTACAACCCCCAAGCTAAAGACGTGCGTCATGAAATTCGGCTGCGCAGGATGCAGGAACACATTGTTTGCTTAACTGATGAAATAAGGAG attaagaaaagaaagagatgaagaacGTATTAAAAAATTTGTGCAAGAAGAGGCTGTCAGATTCCTCTGGAACCAG GTAAGGTCTCTGCAAGCTTGGCAGCAGATGGTCGATCAGCGTCTCAGTTCCTGGCATACTGATGTTCCTCCTATATCAAGTACCCTAGTACCACCTAAACTTCCGTTATTCACCCAAAGTCAGGAGCCCTCTGCTGAACAAAATTCTGATTGGTTCATTGCTCCTGATGAGGCCCCTCAAGAGAAATCCTTACCAGAATTTCCAGACTCTGGTTTTCATTCTTCCCTAACAGAGCAAGTTCACTGTTTGCAGGATTCTTTGGATTTTGAAAAAAGTTCCACAGAAGGCAGTGAAAGTTCCATAATGGGGAATTCCATTGACACAGTCAGATATGGTAAAGAGTCAGGTGTAGGGGATGTCAGTGATGAACACGGTGAATGGAGTAAGGAAAGCTTTAACACTGAGCAGGATAATAGTCTACTTGAGCAGTATTTAACTTCAGTTCAACAGCTGGAAGATGCTGATGAGAGGACAAGTTCTGATGAAGGGGCAGGAGACAGTAAGCTTCACATAGCTCCTTCCCCTGAAAAGTTGGATGCCTTGTCTGACGGTGCTTCTGTAGGTGATCCTCATGGCATATCTCCTACTTTGCAagatgaaataagccaggcaccaGAAAATTGTAAATTAAATGCTGACGTTCAAGGGCAACAGTCAGACTGTGATTCCACATTTCAGGTATTGCATGTTGGTATTACCGTGTAG